One region of Micromonospora ureilytica genomic DNA includes:
- a CDS encoding alpha/beta hydrolase family esterase, producing the protein MAVLTGLCLIVVAAACGERGQPSSAPPATPSASSERPAAGDHQLTLRHNGLDRTYLLHAPPGYDPGRPSALVLALHFYPGSGTSMWELAGLDAKADKDNTLVAYPDGQGGGFNALICCGKADDVGFLNALTDHLVQTWHADPNRVFLTGISNGGDMSFRAAVESTGTFAAIGVVSGGYSGHLTTPDSYVPKSPVSVITFIGGQDRYASTFQDGMRTWQQRLNCRPSPKASGVPGVTHTVAGCADGSEVSVYTLADMGHSWPGATTGQLAASSAGLSATDLMWEFFAAHPRKG; encoded by the coding sequence GTGGCAGTGTTAACGGGGCTCTGCCTCATCGTCGTGGCCGCGGCCTGTGGTGAGCGGGGGCAGCCCTCGTCGGCCCCGCCAGCCACACCGTCCGCGTCGAGCGAACGACCGGCGGCGGGCGACCACCAGCTCACCCTGCGACACAACGGGCTCGACCGCACCTACCTGCTGCACGCGCCACCGGGGTACGACCCGGGCAGGCCCTCCGCGCTGGTGCTCGCGCTGCACTTCTATCCCGGCAGCGGAACCTCGATGTGGGAGTTGGCGGGCCTGGACGCCAAGGCCGACAAGGACAACACGCTGGTGGCCTACCCCGACGGGCAGGGCGGCGGTTTCAACGCGCTGATCTGCTGCGGCAAGGCGGACGACGTCGGCTTCCTCAACGCCCTCACCGACCATCTGGTGCAGACCTGGCACGCGGACCCGAACCGGGTGTTCCTCACCGGCATCTCGAACGGCGGCGACATGAGCTTCCGGGCGGCGGTGGAGAGCACTGGCACGTTCGCCGCGATCGGGGTGGTCAGCGGTGGTTACAGCGGACATTTGACCACCCCCGACAGCTACGTGCCGAAGAGCCCGGTCTCCGTGATCACCTTCATCGGCGGCCAGGACCGGTACGCCTCGACCTTCCAGGACGGAATGCGGACCTGGCAGCAGCGGCTCAACTGCCGCCCGAGCCCGAAGGCGTCCGGGGTGCCGGGTGTGACGCACACGGTGGCGGGCTGCGCCGACGGCAGCGAGGTCAGCGTCTACACGCTCGCCGACATGGGCCACAGCTGGCCGGGAGCGACAACGGGTCAACTCGCCGCGTCCTCCGCGGGATTGTCCGCCACCGACCTGATGTGGGAGTTCTTCGCCGCCCACCCCCGCAAGGGCTGA
- a CDS encoding amino-acid N-acetyltransferase produces the protein MLVRRARTGDVRGIRRLVDTYTDDRRLLSKATVTLFEDVQEFRVAVRAEDDVVVGCGALHVMWEDLAEIRTVAVDPSCRGRRIGHQLVGELIDAARELGVARIFVLTFETRFFGSFGFREIDGAPVPQPVYEQLLRSYDEGVAEFLDLERVKPNTLGNTRMLLRL, from the coding sequence ATCCTCGTACGGCGGGCCCGCACCGGGGATGTGCGGGGCATCCGGCGACTCGTCGACACCTACACCGACGACCGGAGGCTGTTGAGCAAGGCCACCGTCACCCTCTTCGAGGACGTGCAGGAGTTCCGGGTCGCGGTCCGGGCCGAGGACGACGTGGTGGTGGGCTGCGGCGCGCTGCACGTCATGTGGGAGGACCTGGCCGAGATCCGCACGGTGGCAGTGGACCCGTCCTGCCGGGGCCGTCGGATCGGTCACCAACTGGTCGGCGAGCTGATCGACGCGGCCCGGGAGTTGGGTGTGGCGCGGATCTTCGTGCTCACCTTCGAGACCAGGTTCTTCGGCTCGTTCGGCTTCCGCGAGATCGACGGCGCTCCGGTGCCGCAGCCCGTCTACGAGCAGCTGCTGCGCTCGTACGACGAGGGTGTCGCGGAGTTCCTGGACCTGGAGCGGGTCAAGCCGAACACGCTTGGCAACACCCGGATGCTGCTGCGGCTCTGA
- a CDS encoding DUF501 domain-containing protein has translation MTVVPPSEPAADSVPLPQREPATEADLAAVAAQLGRTPRGTRAVAHRCPCGLPDVVETTPRLADGTPFPTLYYLTCPRATAACSRLESAGLMKEMADRLTTDPELAANYRAAHEDYLTRREAVGEVPEIAGISAGGMPGRVKCLHVHLGHALGAGPGVNPFGDETLELVEPWWSAGPCVDVPAGE, from the coding sequence GTGACTGTCGTACCACCGTCGGAGCCGGCGGCGGACTCCGTTCCCCTGCCGCAGCGGGAGCCAGCCACCGAAGCCGATCTGGCGGCGGTGGCCGCGCAGCTCGGCCGCACGCCCCGGGGCACCCGGGCGGTTGCCCACCGTTGCCCGTGCGGCCTGCCGGACGTGGTGGAGACGACCCCCCGCCTCGCCGACGGCACCCCGTTCCCGACCCTCTACTACCTGACCTGCCCCCGGGCCACCGCGGCGTGCAGCCGACTGGAGTCGGCGGGGCTGATGAAGGAAATGGCGGACCGGCTGACGACGGACCCGGAGTTGGCCGCTAACTACCGTGCGGCGCACGAGGACTACCTCACCCGCCGGGAGGCGGTCGGCGAGGTCCCGGAGATCGCCGGCATCTCGGCCGGCGGGATGCCGGGCCGGGTGAAGTGCCTGCACGTGCACCTGGGTCATGCGCTGGGCGCCGGCCCCGGCGTGAACCCGTTCGGCGACGAGACGTTGGAGCTGGTCGAGCCCTGGTGGTCGGCGGGGCCCTGCGTGGACGTGCCGGCGGGCGAGTGA
- a CDS encoding FtsB family cell division protein yields MQQRRTPGGQRPARRPGQSGRPGGGRATRGSVREAGVRAEPRAAGRAPGAARGAEGVRSANRPAAARRTAAGGAVKRLAAPHPRRFTGRATVLFAVLIALALAYTYPVRVYLDQQANIERMEAAQAVQEREIAKLAERAAKWQDKAFIETQARERFFMGRPGEKMMVVLHDPEGAARDAGKSAGSAAPPGPATWYDTLWSSVQAADNQQPGK; encoded by the coding sequence ATGCAGCAGCGCCGCACACCGGGTGGTCAGCGTCCCGCTCGTCGGCCGGGTCAGTCCGGTCGGCCGGGCGGCGGGCGCGCCACTCGGGGATCGGTCCGGGAGGCCGGTGTACGCGCCGAGCCACGCGCCGCCGGTCGCGCGCCGGGTGCTGCCCGGGGCGCCGAAGGTGTGCGTTCCGCCAATCGTCCGGCCGCCGCTCGGCGTACCGCCGCCGGTGGCGCCGTGAAGCGGCTCGCCGCACCCCACCCCCGTCGCTTCACCGGCCGGGCCACCGTGCTGTTCGCGGTCCTGATCGCGCTCGCGCTGGCCTACACCTACCCGGTCCGGGTCTACCTGGACCAGCAGGCCAACATCGAGCGGATGGAGGCCGCCCAGGCGGTGCAGGAGCGGGAGATCGCGAAGCTCGCCGAGAGGGCCGCGAAGTGGCAGGACAAGGCGTTCATCGAGACGCAGGCTCGGGAACGGTTCTTCATGGGCCGCCCGGGCGAGAAGATGATGGTGGTGCTGCACGACCCGGAGGGCGCCGCCCGGGACGCTGGGAAGTCGGCCGGTTCGGCCGCCCCGCCCGGGCCGGCGACCTGGTACGACACGCTCTGGTCGAGCGTGCAGGCGGCGGACAACCAGCAGCCGGGCAAGTGA
- the eno gene encoding phosphopyruvate hydratase produces the protein MATIEGIVAREILDSRGNPTVEVEVGLDDGTVARAAVPSGASTGAFEAIELRDGDDDRYQGKGVEKAVSNVEDKIVDQIIGYEASEQRLIDQKMLDIDGTDSKSELGANAILGVSLAVAKAAAGSAELSLFRYLGGPNAHLLPVPMMNILNGGAHADSNVDIQEFMIAPIGAPTFREALRSGAEVYHALKSVLKKKGLSTGLGDEGGFAPNLPTNAAALDLIAEAVEKAGYRLGTDIVFALDVAATEFFDNGSYTFEGAAKSAEDMSTYYTKLADEYPIVSIEDPLAEDDWSGWQTLTASIGDRVQIVGDDLFVTNPQRIARGIAEKSANAVLVKVNQIGSLTETLDAVDLAHRAGFKCMMSHRSGETEDTTIADLAVATGCGQIKTGAPARSDRVAKYNQLLRIEEELADAARYAGAGAFPRYRSA, from the coding sequence GTGGCAACCATCGAGGGAATCGTCGCCCGGGAGATTCTCGACTCGCGGGGCAACCCGACGGTCGAGGTCGAGGTCGGTCTGGACGACGGCACGGTAGCCCGCGCCGCCGTGCCCTCCGGCGCCTCCACCGGCGCCTTCGAGGCGATCGAGCTGCGCGACGGTGACGACGACCGCTACCAGGGCAAGGGCGTGGAGAAGGCGGTCTCCAACGTCGAAGACAAGATCGTCGACCAGATCATCGGGTACGAGGCCAGCGAGCAGCGGCTGATCGACCAGAAGATGCTCGACATCGACGGCACCGACAGCAAGTCGGAGCTGGGCGCGAACGCCATCCTCGGGGTCTCCCTGGCGGTGGCGAAGGCCGCTGCCGGCAGCGCCGAGCTGAGCCTCTTCCGCTACCTGGGCGGCCCGAACGCGCACCTCCTGCCCGTGCCGATGATGAACATCCTCAACGGTGGCGCGCACGCCGACTCGAACGTCGACATCCAGGAATTCATGATCGCGCCGATCGGCGCGCCCACGTTCCGTGAGGCGCTGCGCTCGGGCGCGGAGGTCTACCACGCGCTGAAGTCGGTGCTGAAGAAGAAGGGCCTCTCCACCGGGCTCGGCGACGAGGGTGGCTTCGCGCCGAACCTGCCGACGAACGCGGCGGCCCTGGACCTGATCGCCGAGGCGGTCGAGAAGGCCGGTTACCGGCTCGGCACCGACATCGTGTTCGCGCTCGACGTGGCGGCCACCGAATTCTTCGACAACGGCAGCTACACCTTCGAGGGCGCTGCGAAGTCCGCCGAGGACATGAGCACCTACTACACGAAGCTCGCCGACGAGTACCCGATCGTGTCGATCGAAGACCCGCTGGCCGAGGACGACTGGAGCGGTTGGCAGACGCTGACCGCCTCGATCGGCGACCGGGTGCAGATCGTCGGTGACGACCTGTTCGTGACCAACCCGCAGCGCATCGCCCGTGGCATCGCGGAGAAGTCGGCGAACGCGGTCCTGGTCAAGGTCAACCAGATCGGCTCGTTGACCGAGACCCTGGACGCGGTGGACCTGGCCCACCGGGCCGGCTTCAAGTGCATGATGAGCCACCGCTCCGGCGAGACCGAGGACACCACCATCGCCGACCTGGCGGTGGCCACCGGCTGCGGCCAGATCAAGACCGGCGCGCCGGCCCGCTCGGACCGCGTCGCCAAGTACAACCAGCTGCTCCGGATCGAGGAGGAGCTGGCCGACGCGGCGCGCTACGCCGGCGCTGGCGCGTTCCCGCGCTACCGTTCGGCCTGA
- a CDS encoding DUF885 domain-containing protein encodes MEAFGVLAERVVEALLESRPGVATAAGDHRFDDRLPDLSADGLTADRAMLSDAANALSELDPDSLDVEEQVDHALLTSFVDRELFELTEIRSHEWDPLRHNPGPLLHPLLARPYAPAEVRLTQLAGRLAAVPDALATARATLRDMPRIHAETAVGQFTGTAALIRDELPALLAQAPSHLDRVEPAATAAIAALDEFVAWLRVGLAADAGPGRDPRLGRRRWEARLWHTLDTELGAAEIQRRAWANLDRITAEIREAAVELVGGPADDATVRRALDLLAAEHPNDATIVELAGVTLDEATDFVRAHDLVSLVDDRCVIQEMPEFARGVAVAYCDAPGPLETAVLPTFYCIAPTPSDWSAQRVESFYREYNDHMIRNLTVHEAMPGHFLQLAHARRYVGGTRVRALAESGPFIEGWAVYAEEVMTGLGFGGLPVRLQQLKMQLRMTINALLDQLVHAEDLPEAEAMALMTGRGFQEEGEAAGKWRRAQLTSTQLSTYFVGYSEVAEIAAARPDGVSVRDWHDAMLAHDCPPPRHLRTLLGL; translated from the coding sequence GTGGAAGCGTTTGGGGTGCTGGCTGAGCGGGTCGTCGAGGCATTGCTGGAGTCGCGGCCGGGGGTGGCCACGGCCGCCGGGGACCACCGGTTCGACGACCGGCTGCCGGACCTGTCCGCCGACGGGTTGACCGCCGATCGGGCGATGCTCTCCGACGCGGCCAACGCGCTGTCCGAACTGGACCCGGACTCGCTCGACGTCGAGGAGCAGGTCGACCACGCGCTGCTCACCTCATTCGTGGATCGGGAGCTGTTCGAGCTGACCGAGATCCGGTCGCACGAGTGGGATCCGCTGCGGCACAACCCCGGCCCGCTGCTGCACCCGCTGCTGGCCCGCCCGTACGCCCCCGCGGAGGTGCGGCTGACCCAACTGGCCGGCCGGCTCGCCGCCGTACCGGACGCCCTCGCCACCGCCCGCGCGACGCTGCGGGACATGCCGCGGATCCACGCGGAGACGGCGGTCGGGCAGTTCACCGGGACGGCCGCGCTGATCCGCGACGAGCTGCCGGCGCTGCTCGCCCAGGCGCCGAGCCACCTCGACCGGGTCGAGCCGGCGGCCACCGCAGCGATCGCCGCGCTGGACGAGTTCGTCGCCTGGCTGCGCGTCGGCCTGGCCGCCGACGCGGGCCCCGGCCGTGACCCGCGACTGGGCCGGCGCCGTTGGGAGGCCCGGCTCTGGCACACCCTCGACACCGAGCTGGGCGCCGCCGAGATCCAACGGCGCGCCTGGGCCAACCTGGACCGGATCACCGCGGAGATCCGCGAGGCGGCCGTCGAGCTGGTCGGCGGCCCGGCCGACGACGCGACGGTACGCCGGGCGCTGGACCTGCTCGCGGCCGAGCACCCGAACGACGCGACGATCGTCGAGCTGGCCGGGGTGACCCTGGACGAGGCGACCGACTTCGTCCGCGCACACGACCTGGTGAGCCTTGTCGACGACAGGTGCGTGATCCAGGAGATGCCGGAGTTCGCCAGGGGGGTCGCGGTGGCGTACTGCGACGCGCCCGGCCCGCTGGAGACCGCCGTCCTGCCGACCTTCTACTGCATCGCGCCCACCCCGTCGGACTGGTCGGCGCAGCGGGTCGAGTCGTTCTACCGCGAATACAACGACCATATGATCCGCAACCTGACGGTGCACGAGGCGATGCCGGGGCACTTCCTCCAGCTCGCCCACGCCCGCCGCTACGTCGGTGGCACGCGGGTTCGCGCGCTGGCCGAGTCCGGCCCGTTCATCGAGGGCTGGGCGGTCTACGCGGAGGAGGTGATGACGGGGCTCGGCTTCGGTGGTCTGCCGGTGCGGTTGCAGCAGCTCAAGATGCAACTACGGATGACCATCAACGCGCTGCTCGACCAGTTGGTGCACGCCGAGGACCTGCCCGAGGCCGAGGCGATGGCGTTGATGACCGGGCGCGGCTTCCAGGAGGAGGGGGAGGCGGCCGGCAAGTGGCGGCGCGCGCAACTCACCTCCACCCAGCTCTCCACCTACTTCGTCGGGTACAGCGAGGTGGCCGAGATCGCCGCTGCCCGCCCGGACGGGGTGTCGGTCCGCGACTGGCACGACGCGATGCTCGCCCACGACTGCCCGCCCCCGCGCCACCTGCGCACCCTGCTGGGTCTCTGA
- a CDS encoding nucleoside triphosphate pyrophosphohydrolase, translating to MTARIVLLVTSPRLPAGLLTSAAWDVVRQHPVLTGADSELVMAVRQAGAEVTVVDGPATQPLLDVVASHGTVVWLAGPAGDEALARELGLRLARQPGLAEMELMYGSWDPPGARLLDAVAVLDRLASPGGDPWKRAQTHRSLAGYLLEESYEAYDAISADDTDALREELGDVLLQVVLHARLAEELPEDERWSIDDVAGGLVDKMIRRNPHVFAGAEVGTLEEITENWERIKRAEKARQSVLDGVALSQPALALATQILDRAARAGIKVPLPVPEAQADAEAKLGADLLAAVAAAHKAGMDPESALRQTTLSQAQSIRAAEPPPPR from the coding sequence ATGACGGCACGGATCGTCCTCCTGGTCACCTCACCCCGGCTGCCGGCCGGCCTGTTGACCTCCGCGGCCTGGGACGTCGTACGCCAGCACCCGGTGCTGACCGGCGCGGACAGCGAGTTGGTCATGGCCGTGCGCCAGGCGGGCGCCGAGGTCACTGTGGTGGACGGCCCGGCGACGCAGCCGTTGCTGGACGTGGTGGCGTCGCACGGCACTGTGGTGTGGCTGGCCGGCCCGGCGGGTGACGAGGCACTGGCCCGGGAGTTGGGTCTGCGGCTGGCCCGGCAGCCGGGGTTGGCCGAGATGGAGTTGATGTACGGCTCGTGGGATCCACCGGGTGCCCGGCTGCTCGACGCGGTGGCCGTGCTGGATCGACTGGCCTCTCCGGGTGGCGACCCGTGGAAGCGGGCGCAGACGCACCGCAGCCTCGCCGGTTACCTGCTGGAGGAGAGCTACGAGGCGTACGACGCGATCAGCGCCGACGACACCGACGCGCTGCGCGAGGAGTTGGGCGACGTCCTGTTGCAGGTGGTGCTGCACGCGCGGCTCGCCGAGGAGTTGCCCGAGGATGAGCGGTGGAGCATCGACGACGTGGCCGGTGGCCTGGTCGACAAGATGATCCGGCGTAATCCGCACGTCTTCGCCGGTGCCGAGGTGGGCACCCTGGAGGAGATCACCGAGAACTGGGAGCGGATCAAGCGCGCCGAGAAGGCACGCCAATCGGTGCTGGACGGGGTGGCCCTGAGCCAGCCCGCGCTGGCCCTGGCAACGCAGATCCTGGACCGCGCCGCCCGGGCCGGCATCAAGGTCCCACTTCCAGTACCAGAAGCCCAGGCGGACGCCGAAGCGAAACTGGGCGCCGACCTCTTGGCAGCGGTGGCCGCAGCCCACAAGGCAGGCATGGACCCCGAGTCAGCCCTCCGCCAAACCACCCTGTCCCAAGCCCAGTCGATCCGCGCCGCCGAACCCCCACCTCCCCGGTGA
- the mfd gene encoding transcription-repair coupling factor, translating into MLTGLFTAALADPGLTRARDLARSGAAQVDGLDITAPAALRPFAVAAVAADNDGAGRPVLAVTATTREADDLAAALGGLLPAEQVVVFPSWETLPHERLSPRSDTVGRRLAVLRRLAHPEATDAHGGTGPLRVVVAPVRSLLQPQLKGLGDLEPVQLAAGEEADLEEVAHRLVDMAYARVDLVTKRGEFAVRGGILDVFPPTDEHPSRVEFWGDEVEEIRTFAVADQRTIEQVPLLWAPPCRELLLTPSVRDRAAALAEQHPELGEILDKLAEGIPVEGMESLAPVLVGPDSLELLLDAMPAGTHVLLCDPERIRTRAHDLVRTSEEFLQASWAAAAVGGQAPVDVGAAAFRTLGEVRAAAGKLGQPWWTLSPFGLVEGETAEARQPWEDAPEQAAVTPDDAIAVTLSAQPAPLYHGDTSRVVEDLKRWAGEGWSIALVFEGHGPAQRAVEVLRDAGLGARLTEEVPTAPVPGELVVTCGALSSGFVDEASRFVLLTGNDVTGGRGTSTRDMRKMPSRRRNTIDPLELKAGDHVVHEQHGIGRYVELVQRTVNGASREYLVIEYAASKRGQPGDRLFVPTDQLDQLSRYVGGEQPTLHKMGGSDWQKSKARARKAVREIAAQLIQLYAARKASKGHSFGPDTPWQRELEDAFPWQETPDQLAAIDEVKRDMEQTVPMDRLICGDVGYGKTEIAVRAAFKAVQDGKQVAVLVPTTLLVQQHYNTFAERMSQFPVQIRQLSRFQTAKETERTLEMVADGTVDIVIGTHRLLQTATRFKQLGLVVVDEEQRFGVEHKEHLKTLRASVDVLSMSATPIPRTLEMAITGIREMSTIATPPEERHPVLTFVGAQDDRQVAASIHRELLRDGQVFYLHNRVESIDRAARRLRELVPEARVAVAHGQMGEDALEKVMVGFWEKEFDVLVCTTIVESGIDIPNANTLIVERADLLGLAQLHQIRGRVGRGRERAYAYFLYPPEKPLTEHAHERLATIAQHTELGAGMYVAMKDLEIRGAGNLLGGEQSGHIEGVGFDLYVRMVGEAVSAFKGERSEEEADVKIDLPVDAHLPHDYVSVERLRLEMYRKLAEARDEERLGEVIAEMTDRYGEPPAPVQNLVEVARFRLLARRYGLSDVSMQGKHVRFGPLPLPDSKQLRLKRYHPDAVYKQATDQVSVPRPATRRIGGEPLRDQALLQWCAQLLSDVLGAPAPLAVAAG; encoded by the coding sequence TTGCTCACCGGTCTGTTCACCGCCGCCCTGGCCGACCCCGGGCTGACCCGGGCGCGTGACCTGGCGCGCTCCGGTGCCGCCCAGGTCGACGGCCTCGACATCACCGCCCCGGCGGCGCTGCGCCCGTTCGCCGTCGCGGCGGTCGCCGCGGACAACGACGGGGCCGGGCGACCGGTCCTGGCGGTGACCGCCACCACCCGGGAGGCCGACGACCTGGCCGCCGCGCTGGGCGGGTTGCTGCCGGCCGAGCAGGTTGTGGTCTTCCCCTCCTGGGAGACGCTGCCGCACGAGCGGCTGTCCCCACGCTCGGACACGGTTGGCCGGCGGCTGGCCGTGCTGCGTCGCCTGGCGCACCCGGAGGCGACCGACGCGCACGGCGGCACCGGGCCACTGCGGGTGGTCGTGGCCCCGGTCCGTTCGCTGCTTCAACCGCAGCTGAAGGGGCTCGGCGATCTGGAGCCGGTGCAGCTCGCCGCCGGCGAGGAGGCCGACCTGGAAGAGGTCGCCCACCGCCTGGTCGACATGGCGTACGCCCGGGTCGACCTGGTCACCAAGCGCGGCGAGTTCGCGGTGCGCGGCGGCATCCTGGACGTCTTCCCGCCCACCGACGAGCACCCGTCCCGGGTCGAGTTCTGGGGCGACGAGGTGGAGGAGATCCGCACCTTCGCCGTCGCCGACCAGCGGACCATCGAGCAGGTTCCGCTGCTCTGGGCGCCGCCGTGTCGGGAGTTGCTGCTCACCCCGTCGGTCCGTGACCGGGCCGCCGCGCTCGCCGAGCAGCACCCCGAGCTGGGCGAAATCCTCGACAAGCTGGCCGAGGGCATCCCGGTGGAGGGGATGGAGTCGCTGGCCCCGGTGCTGGTCGGCCCCGACTCGTTGGAGCTGCTGCTGGACGCCATGCCGGCCGGCACCCACGTCCTGCTCTGCGACCCGGAGCGGATCCGCACGAGGGCGCACGACCTGGTGCGTACCTCGGAGGAGTTCTTGCAGGCCAGCTGGGCCGCCGCCGCAGTCGGCGGCCAGGCCCCGGTGGACGTCGGCGCCGCCGCCTTCCGCACCCTCGGCGAGGTGCGCGCCGCCGCGGGCAAGCTCGGCCAGCCGTGGTGGACGCTGTCCCCGTTCGGGCTTGTAGAGGGGGAGACGGCCGAGGCGCGGCAGCCCTGGGAGGACGCGCCCGAGCAGGCCGCCGTCACTCCGGACGACGCCATCGCGGTGACCCTGTCCGCCCAGCCGGCGCCGCTCTATCACGGCGACACCTCGCGGGTCGTCGAGGACCTCAAGCGCTGGGCCGGCGAGGGCTGGTCGATCGCGTTGGTCTTCGAGGGGCACGGTCCCGCCCAGCGGGCGGTGGAGGTGCTGCGCGACGCCGGCCTGGGCGCCCGGTTGACCGAGGAGGTGCCGACCGCGCCCGTCCCCGGCGAGCTGGTGGTCACCTGTGGCGCGCTGAGCAGCGGGTTCGTCGACGAGGCGTCCCGTTTCGTGCTGCTCACCGGCAATGACGTGACAGGTGGTCGGGGCACCTCGACGCGGGACATGCGCAAGATGCCGAGCCGGCGGCGCAACACGATCGACCCGCTGGAGTTGAAGGCCGGCGACCACGTGGTGCACGAGCAGCACGGCATCGGCCGCTACGTCGAGTTGGTGCAGCGCACAGTCAACGGCGCCAGCCGGGAATACCTGGTCATCGAGTACGCGGCCAGCAAGCGGGGCCAGCCCGGCGACCGGTTGTTCGTCCCGACCGACCAGCTCGACCAGCTCTCCCGCTACGTGGGCGGCGAGCAGCCGACCCTGCACAAGATGGGCGGCTCGGACTGGCAGAAGTCCAAGGCCCGGGCCCGCAAGGCGGTCCGGGAGATCGCCGCGCAGCTCATCCAGCTCTACGCCGCGCGCAAGGCGTCGAAGGGGCACTCGTTCGGCCCGGACACCCCGTGGCAGCGTGAGCTGGAGGACGCCTTCCCCTGGCAGGAGACGCCGGATCAGCTCGCCGCGATCGACGAGGTCAAGCGGGACATGGAGCAGACCGTCCCGATGGACCGGCTGATCTGCGGTGATGTCGGCTACGGCAAGACCGAGATCGCGGTTCGGGCGGCGTTCAAGGCGGTACAGGACGGTAAGCAGGTGGCGGTGCTGGTGCCGACCACCCTGCTGGTGCAGCAGCACTACAACACGTTCGCCGAGCGGATGAGCCAGTTCCCGGTGCAGATCCGGCAGCTGTCGCGGTTCCAGACGGCGAAGGAGACCGAGCGGACGCTGGAGATGGTCGCCGACGGCACCGTCGACATCGTCATCGGCACCCATCGGCTGTTGCAGACGGCGACCCGGTTCAAGCAGCTGGGTCTGGTGGTCGTCGACGAGGAGCAGCGCTTCGGTGTCGAGCACAAGGAGCACCTGAAGACGCTGCGCGCCTCGGTCGACGTGCTCAGCATGTCGGCCACCCCGATCCCGCGCACCCTGGAGATGGCGATCACCGGCATCCGGGAGATGTCCACCATCGCCACCCCGCCGGAGGAGCGGCACCCGGTGCTCACCTTCGTCGGCGCGCAGGACGACAGGCAGGTGGCCGCGTCCATCCACCGTGAGCTGCTCCGCGACGGGCAGGTCTTCTACCTGCACAACCGGGTCGAGTCGATCGACCGGGCGGCACGGCGGCTACGGGAGCTGGTGCCCGAGGCGCGGGTCGCGGTGGCGCACGGCCAGATGGGCGAGGACGCCCTGGAGAAGGTCATGGTCGGCTTCTGGGAGAAGGAGTTCGACGTCCTGGTCTGCACCACGATCGTCGAGTCGGGCATCGACATCCCGAACGCCAACACGCTGATCGTGGAGCGGGCCGACCTGCTCGGCCTGGCCCAGCTGCACCAGATCCGTGGCCGGGTCGGCCGGGGCCGGGAGCGGGCGTACGCCTACTTCCTCTACCCGCCGGAGAAGCCGCTCACCGAGCACGCCCACGAGCGGTTGGCGACCATCGCCCAGCACACCGAGTTGGGTGCGGGCATGTACGTGGCGATGAAGGACCTGGAGATCCGGGGCGCCGGCAACCTGCTCGGTGGCGAGCAGTCCGGGCACATCGAGGGCGTCGGCTTCGACCTGTACGTGCGGATGGTCGGCGAGGCGGTCTCCGCGTTCAAGGGTGAGCGGTCGGAGGAGGAGGCCGACGTCAAGATCGACCTGCCGGTCGACGCGCACCTGCCACACGACTACGTGAGCGTGGAGCGGCTGCGCCTGGAGATGTACCGCAAGCTCGCCGAGGCGCGCGACGAGGAGCGGTTGGGCGAGGTGATCGCCGAGATGACCGACAGGTACGGCGAGCCGCCGGCGCCGGTGCAGAACCTGGTGGAGGTTGCCCGGTTCCGCCTGCTGGCCCGCCGCTACGGCCTGAGCGACGTGTCCATGCAGGGCAAGCACGTGCGGTTCGGCCCGCTGCCCCTACCGGACTCGAAGCAGTTGCGGCTCAAGCGCTACCACCCGGATGCCGTCTACAAGCAGGCCACCGACCAGGTCAGTGTGCCCCGACCGGCCACCCGTCGGATCGGCGGCGAGCCGCTGCGTGATCAGGCGCTGCTCCAGTGGTGCGCGCAACTGCTCTCCGATGTGCTCGGTGCCCCCGCCCCACTGGCCGTCGCGGCGGGCTGA